From one Triticum urartu cultivar G1812 chromosome 3, Tu2.1, whole genome shotgun sequence genomic stretch:
- the LOC125548140 gene encoding late embryogenesis abundant protein EMB564-like, which yields MAQQEKKAPELQQDPEIQDSENRTQQVKKAPELQDPEIRAELDRRAREEGETVIKSGAGGKTLEAQERLAEGRKKGGLSRATGSGNERAEGEGGVVIEPDEKKLEEVKKDLGRE from the exons ATGGCACAGCAGGAGAAGAAGGCGCCGGAGCTGCAGCAGGACCCGGAGATCCAGGACTCGGAGAACCGGACACAGCAGGTGAAGAAGGCGCCGGAGCTGCAGGACCCGGAGATCCGGGCAGAGCTGGACCGCCGCGCCCGCGAGGAGGGCGAGACCGTCATCAAGAGCGGCGCCGGCGGCAAGACCCTCGAGGCGCAGGAGCGCCTGGCGGAAG GGCGTAAGAAGGGCGGGCTGAGCCGTGCGACCGGCTCCGGCAACGAGCGCGCAGAGGGCGAGGGCGGGGTGGTGATCGAGCCGGACGAGAAGAAGCTCGAGGAGGTCAAGAAGGATCTCGGGCGCGAATGA